In Hymenobacter volaticus, the genomic window TGATGCGTATCAAGTTTCTAAGTGAAGTAGCTAACTAGAATTACGGATTGGGGTAAGTAACCCTGATTCTCGTGAGCGAGGTTGTTCGCCTATTGCTTTAGCTCACTGGTTTGAAAGCCGCTACCGTAAGGAAGCGGCTTTTTTGCTGGGTTGGGCCTGTGACATTCCACCCCGGTTGAGGATGGAATATGTGATAGTTTTTATATAACTAATACAGCAAATCATCTACCTTCAAGGTCTTTCTTCGCAACCTCACCTCTTTATGTCGATTCATACTTCTTTTTCACCATTACGGGTGGGCCTTACGCTTGTGATTAGCTCTCTGGCGGTGCTTAGTGTAGCAGCCCCCTCAAATCCGCTAACGCCGGCGTTCAACCAACCTACTGCCTTCAGTAAGGTCACAAAAACAGATGTGCAGCAGGCTACAGCCACCGTTATTGCGAGCACTAAGACTTCGCTAAACGTTATTTACAACGTACCGGCCAACAAGCGCACCTTCGCCAACACCATGCTGGCGCTCGACAACCTCAACGACGACTTCGGCCGCGTGGGCGCCCCTATCAACATCCTATTCAATGCCAGTCCGGATTCGGCCATCCGCAATCAGGCTCAGAAAAGCATCGCGCAGCTCAGCAAATACGGCAATGAGTTGGAGCTAGACGAAAAGCTCTACCAAGCGGTTAAGGACTACTCGAAAACCAAGGAAGCGCAGGCCTTAACTGGTGCGCGCAAGAAATTTCTGACCGAAACGATTGAGGACTACGAGCGCAACGGCTTTGCTCTTACGCCCGAGAAGCGCAAGGAATTGCAAAAGCTAAACGACAAAATTGGGGACCTAAGTATTGCCTTTGGGGCCAACATTGCCAAAGACCAGAGTTTCCTACTGGTAAGCGAGGCCGACATGAAAGGGGTACCCGAGGATTTTAAGAAGGGACGCACCAAGGTTGGCGATGCTTACCGCATCACGGTAGATGGCCCTTCGTACAGCACATTTATGAAGTACGCCGAGTCGGAGGTGATGCGCAAGCAACTCTACACGCTGTACAACAACCGCGCTGCCGACACCAACCTGGAGGTGCTGAAACAGCTGCTGATTGAGCGTCAAAAGAAAGCGCAACTGCTCGGCTACAAAACCTACGCTGCCTACCAAACCAGCAGCCGTATGGCCAAAACGCCCGAAACGGTATGGGATTTCGAAACCAAGCTAGTAGAGCGGGTGAAGCAGAAAAGCCAGCTGGACCTAGAAGAGTTGCTGGTGGTGAAGCGTGTATACCTCAAAGACCCAAGCGTGAAGACAATTGCGCCTTGGGAAAGTAGCTTCTACAACAACCTATTGATGAAGGACAAATACCAGCTTGATGCCGAGAAAGTAAAAGAATACTTCGAAGTCAACCATGTGGTAGATGGGTTGTTCCAGACCACGCAGCAACTATTCGGGTTGAAATTCAACGAGGTGAAAGATCCTTCAGTGTGGCACAAAGATGCGCGCATGTTTGAGGTGCAGCGCGACGGCAAGCTCATCGGTCGCTTCTACATCGACTTGTTTCCGCGCGAAAACAAATACACCCATGCCGCTTGCTTCGGTATAGAATCGGGTAAAGCCACGGCCAAGGGCTACCAGCTACCTACGGCGGCACTGCTCTGCAATTTCAACGCGCCCACGCCCGGTAAGCCAGCCCTGATGAGCCACAGCCAAGTAGTTACGTTCTTTCATGAGTTTGGCCACGTGATGCACAACTTGGTTACTACGGCCGAGCTATCGAGCCAGTCAGGGACTAGCGTGAAGCGTGACTTTGTGGAGGCTCCTTCACAGATTCTAGAAAACTGGGCCTGGAATTACGACGCCCTCAAAACCTTCGCCAAGCACTACCAAACTGGCGAGGTATTGCCGAAGGCATTATACGATAAGATGTGGGCGGCTCGCAACGTAGGCTCCGGCATCGGCGCGTCGCAGCAGATTCTGTATGGCACTCTTGACATGACTTTGCACGACAAATTTGATCCGAACGGCACCGAAACTACCACGGAAGTGCTGAAAAAGCTGCAAAACCAACTTACTCCGTTCGCCTACCTCGACGGCACTAATATGCAGGCTGCTTTCGGCCATCTAACGGGCTATGCCGCGGGATACTACGGCTATCTATGGTCGAAGGTGTATGCCGAGGACATGTTCTCGGTATTTGAAAAGAACGGCGTAATGGACCAAAAAACCGGCCTCCGTTACCGAGACTTGATTTTGGCCAAAGGCGGCACCGACGACGAGTACCAGTTGGTGAAGAGCTTCCTCGGCCGCGAGCCAAACCAGGAAGCTTTCTTTAAATCATTGGGGTTGTAATCAGTTACTAGTCGACGGCCTTTTATACAAAGAAGAACTACCTGAAAAAGTAAAACGGCTTGCAGCAGATGCTACAAGCCGTTTTACTTTCAATCTAATGCCATAAACTGGCAACCTAAAACCTAGCAATACTCTTCAAAAGCGCCTTGCAGATTGTTGACGATGCGCATCATGTCGTTGCCTTCGATGTGGTAACGCTCAATCATGTGCACCAACTCGCCATCCTTGAACAGGGCAATAGCCGGGCTGCTGGGAGGATAAGGCAATAGATGCTCGCGCACTTTTGCCACGGCTTCGGTCTCCATGCCGGCAAATACCGTCACAAGTTTGTTTGGCTTCTTTTCGGAGCTAGCAACAGCCATTTTGAGGGCAGGGCGGGCTTTGCCAGCAGCACAGCCACATACCGAGTTAACGACAACCAGTACGGTTCCGCTTTGCTCGTTGAGGACGGTGTCCACTTCTTCAGGGGTCATGAGTTGCTCGAAACCGGCCTCCACGAGGTCCTGACGAATCGGTGCTACCATGTATTCGGGGTACGTAGCCATAGGTAAAAGCTAGGCGTTGGGGTGAGAGGTGAAAAAACAACGAGCCACAGTAGGTCGTTGGTGCTGCAAAAATACGCAAACATCAGCGGCTTGTAGGAAGTTTGATTTATAGCCGTTCTTCTGTTGGAAAGCTTGGCCATGTGCGTTCCGACGTACTCAGGAATGCCCGACAAAGCGCTAAGTTCAACGCCGCTTTTAATGATGCTGCAGTAACTGCCTCATGCTTTCACAACCTAGAGGCTACAATCCTTCGTAATCTCAGCAACACATTTACTACTGTAGAGTATATATTTTGCTTTGTTTACACCTATGACCTACGCTGAATTCAACGCCTCCCTCACGCAACAAACGCCACCCGCTGGCTTGTCGTCACTGTTGCAAGCGCTGTGGTATGCTGGCCGCGACGAATGGTCTAATGCCCATGACATAGCGCAGGAACACGAAGGCGAATCACTCTATGATTGGCTGCATGCCTTGTTGCACCGCCAGGAGGGCGACGCCAGCAATGCGGCCTATTGGTATCGTCGCGCTGGCCGCCCAGTCTTCCACGGCACAATTCGACATGAGTGGGAAACGTTGGCTCGTACGCAGCTTCCAGCTTAACTAATTCCTGAAGGCTACTACTTGATCTAAGTAAAATTATAGTAGTCAATAAATTATCAAGGCTTTTAATCGTGTTTGCGCAATAAAAATTATATTTATCCAGTCAAAGCAAATTGCCTGGATGTGATGCGGAAATTTTTACTCTTAACGGCTACTCTTGGTCTTACTAGCCTCGCGACGCAGGCACAAGTAGATTCGGTACGGGCCTCTACTCTGCCGCCCGCCCAACAAGCGGAGAAGCTGTACAACAGCGGCGTGGTGAAATTTAACCAGAAAAGCTACCGCGCGGCACTGCAGGACTTCGACCGAGCCCTAGCGCTACGCCCTGATTTTGCCAAGGCTTTCTACAACCGCGCCACCACGCGCTACGAGTTGAAAGATTACCAGCCGGCTGTTCAGGATTACGACGAGGCCCTGAAGCTTGAGCCTACAAGTGGCACTGCCTACTTCGGGCGGGCGCAGGCCCGTGAGGCTCTAAAGCAAGCCGCAGAAGCAGAACAGGACTACACGAAAGCTGTAGAAGCTAACGCGGCCTACGCGCCTGCTTGGTACTACCGGGGCGCACTGCGATTCGAAAAAGCTGATTATGCTGCTGCTAAGGCTGATTTCGACCAAGCTATCAAGGCTGACCCAAACTACGCTTATGCCTGGCACGATCGGGGTAGCGCCCAGCGCCAACTCAACAATTACTCCGCGGCCATTCAGGATTACACCAAAGCGCTAAGCCTACAACCCGAGTTGCTGCCGGCCTTGCTGAACCGCGCTGGCACCAAACGCAGAGCTGGCGACCTAAAAGGCGCCCTGCAAGACTACGGCGACTATCTTCAGAAAAAGCAGGATAACCCGACGGCCTACACCAACCGCGGTGCCACGCGCTACGAGTCGGGCGACTATAAAGGAGCCGCCGAGGACTTCGGTCGCGCTGTGGCTCTTGATGCTACCTACGCTTTTGCCTGGAACAACCGCGCCGCTTCTTACCTCAAACTCGAAGATTACAAGAAAGCGGAAGCCGACGCCAGCAAAGCTATTGCCCTCAATCCGCAGTATGCCGAAGCGTATCTGAACCGTGGCCACGCCCGTGAAATGCTTCGCAACACGGAAGGTGCTTGTCAGGATTGGCGCAAAGCAGCCGAGCTAGGCTTGGAGGTGGGTACCAACTACGCCGCCAACTCCGGCTGCGGCGAGAGCAACTAAAGAGTAATTGAGTAGCAGAACAACCAAGTAAAACAACTCTGCGACTTCTGCGGGAGCCTCCACTAGCCCGACCAGCCCGCATAATCCTGCGCTTTACCTGCGAAAAAATGCACAAGTATCTATTAGCCTTTTTGTTGTTTTCCACTGCCGCGCACGCCCAAAGCGTAGAATTCAGCAAAGAGAGATTCGGTAGCAATAAAGACGGCTTGAAAGCTGCTCTGAAGGAAATTAAGTCGGGGGATGAATGGTACCTCTCGGACCCGCCGCGTTATGAGCAGGCTCTCCCGCACTACCTTGAAGCGCAGAAGCTTAATTCTGAAAACGCGGAGCTCAACCTCAAAATCGGAGACTGTTATCTGCATTCTGGTTTCAAGCCTCGCGCCCTGAGCTTTCTGCAAAAAGCGTATCAACTCAATTCGGGAGTTGATCCTCGCATTCATTATTTGCTGGGCCGCGGCTTGCACCTGAATGGCAAGTGGAAAGAGGCCATTGCTGAATACAAGCAAGCCACGCCTGCTACTGGCACCAAAAACACAGCGCCGTTCACGCAGGATATTCAAAAGAAAATTCAGGAGTGTGAAAGCGGCCGAAAACTGGCGGAAAAGCCCGTACGTGTGTTTATCGACAATGCGGGCCCCGGCGTTAACTCGCCTTATCCTGATTACGGTCCGGTTATCTCCGCCGATGAATCGGTGATACTGTTCACCTCGCGGCGGCAAGGCTCAACGGGAGGTGAAAAAGACCCGGAGTCGGGTGGTTTTTTCGAGGACGTGTACCAGAGCAACCGCGAAGGCGATACTTGGGGTACTGCTCGTAACCTAGGAGAAACGGTAAACTCTGCCGGCCACGATGCTACCGTAGGCCTTTCTCCTGATGCACAACGGATGCTGGTGTACGTGGAAGACAACGGTGGCGACCTGAACGAAGCCAACTTACGCGGGGCCACTTGGGCCAAACCACAGCGCTTAGGCAACCGCATCAACAGCAAAGCACACGAATCGTCGGCGGCTTATTCGCCCGATGGCAAGAGTTTGCTGCTCGTGTCTGATAAACCCGGCGGCTTAGGCGGGCGCGACATTTACAAGGTTGAAATAGATGGCCGCGGCCAAGCCGTGAACCTAGGACCAACTATTAATACGCCGTATGGCGAGGAAGGAGTGTTTCTCCATCCCGACGGCAAGACAATGTACTTTTCTTCGGAAGGACACAACTCCATGGGTGGCTACGATATCTTCAAGTCCACTTTTCAGAATGGCAAGTGGAGTGCCCCTGAGAACCTGGGCTGGCCCATTAACACCCCCGACGACGACGTATTCTTTGTTATTTCAGCTTCGGGCCGGCACGGCTACTATTCATCGTTCCGCGACGACGGCTTAGGCTCGAAAGACATCTATCAGATTACGTTTCTTGGGCCCGAGAAACCGCCAGTACTTAGCCAGGAAGACCAGTTACTAGCTTCTCGGGCATTGCCAGTGAAAGAAACACTGCTAGCCCCACCCGTACCCGTTGCCACAGCGCAGGTAACCATTCTGAAAGGCACTGTGACCGACGACGCTACCAAGCAACCCCTGGAAGCTACCATCGACGTAATAGACAATTCTCTAAATCAAACAATTGCCTCATTCCGGTCGAATGCTCAATCGGGGCGCTACTTGGTATCGTTGCCCTCGGGTGTGAACTATGGCATTGTGGTGAAGCAGGAAGGCTACCTCTTCCACTCCGAAAACTTTGATTTGCCGGCAGGTGCCGCATATTCGGAGGTAGTGAAAGATATTCCGCTCAAAAAGTTGGATGTGGGCGTGAAAGTTGTGCTCAACAACATCTTCTTTGACTTCGACAAAGCTACCCTGCGCAAAGAAAGTACGGGTGAACTGGTTCGGCTACAAACTTTGCTTGCGGAAACTCCTGCTCTACGCCTAGAAATATCCGGCCACACCGACAATGTGGGTAATGCTAGCTACAACAAGGACTTGAGTCAGCGCCGCGCCAAATCAGTGGTCGACTATTTGGTTGGGAAAGGAATTAGCAAAGACCGGCTCACATTTGCTGGTTACGGCGACACGCAGCCGGTTGCACCTAATACGACTAAAGCTAATCGTCAGCAAAACCGCCGAACCGAATTCAAAGTGACAGGCAAGTAGTCGTCAGGCAGTAGCGGCAGTTCAACGAGGTTTTAACTACGTTGCAGGAGTAGCGCGTTTATTCTTTTAGGTAGCCTCCTAACTTGCTTTGACTGATGGGGAACGGTAGTGTCCTCTCCGCTACATGATTGTCTTGTTATTACGCCGTCTGCTTTT contains:
- a CDS encoding OmpA family protein, which codes for MHKYLLAFLLFSTAAHAQSVEFSKERFGSNKDGLKAALKEIKSGDEWYLSDPPRYEQALPHYLEAQKLNSENAELNLKIGDCYLHSGFKPRALSFLQKAYQLNSGVDPRIHYLLGRGLHLNGKWKEAIAEYKQATPATGTKNTAPFTQDIQKKIQECESGRKLAEKPVRVFIDNAGPGVNSPYPDYGPVISADESVILFTSRRQGSTGGEKDPESGGFFEDVYQSNREGDTWGTARNLGETVNSAGHDATVGLSPDAQRMLVYVEDNGGDLNEANLRGATWAKPQRLGNRINSKAHESSAAYSPDGKSLLLVSDKPGGLGGRDIYKVEIDGRGQAVNLGPTINTPYGEEGVFLHPDGKTMYFSSEGHNSMGGYDIFKSTFQNGKWSAPENLGWPINTPDDDVFFVISASGRHGYYSSFRDDGLGSKDIYQITFLGPEKPPVLSQEDQLLASRALPVKETLLAPPVPVATAQVTILKGTVTDDATKQPLEATIDVIDNSLNQTIASFRSNAQSGRYLVSLPSGVNYGIVVKQEGYLFHSENFDLPAGAAYSEVVKDIPLKKLDVGVKVVLNNIFFDFDKATLRKESTGELVRLQTLLAETPALRLEISGHTDNVGNASYNKDLSQRRAKSVVDYLVGKGISKDRLTFAGYGDTQPVAPNTTKANRQQNRRTEFKVTGK
- a CDS encoding tetratricopeptide repeat protein is translated as MRKFLLLTATLGLTSLATQAQVDSVRASTLPPAQQAEKLYNSGVVKFNQKSYRAALQDFDRALALRPDFAKAFYNRATTRYELKDYQPAVQDYDEALKLEPTSGTAYFGRAQAREALKQAAEAEQDYTKAVEANAAYAPAWYYRGALRFEKADYAAAKADFDQAIKADPNYAYAWHDRGSAQRQLNNYSAAIQDYTKALSLQPELLPALLNRAGTKRRAGDLKGALQDYGDYLQKKQDNPTAYTNRGATRYESGDYKGAAEDFGRAVALDATYAFAWNNRAASYLKLEDYKKAEADASKAIALNPQYAEAYLNRGHAREMLRNTEGACQDWRKAAELGLEVGTNYAANSGCGESN
- a CDS encoding M3 family metallopeptidase, with translation MSIHTSFSPLRVGLTLVISSLAVLSVAAPSNPLTPAFNQPTAFSKVTKTDVQQATATVIASTKTSLNVIYNVPANKRTFANTMLALDNLNDDFGRVGAPINILFNASPDSAIRNQAQKSIAQLSKYGNELELDEKLYQAVKDYSKTKEAQALTGARKKFLTETIEDYERNGFALTPEKRKELQKLNDKIGDLSIAFGANIAKDQSFLLVSEADMKGVPEDFKKGRTKVGDAYRITVDGPSYSTFMKYAESEVMRKQLYTLYNNRAADTNLEVLKQLLIERQKKAQLLGYKTYAAYQTSSRMAKTPETVWDFETKLVERVKQKSQLDLEELLVVKRVYLKDPSVKTIAPWESSFYNNLLMKDKYQLDAEKVKEYFEVNHVVDGLFQTTQQLFGLKFNEVKDPSVWHKDARMFEVQRDGKLIGRFYIDLFPRENKYTHAACFGIESGKATAKGYQLPTAALLCNFNAPTPGKPALMSHSQVVTFFHEFGHVMHNLVTTAELSSQSGTSVKRDFVEAPSQILENWAWNYDALKTFAKHYQTGEVLPKALYDKMWAARNVGSGIGASQQILYGTLDMTLHDKFDPNGTETTTEVLKKLQNQLTPFAYLDGTNMQAAFGHLTGYAAGYYGYLWSKVYAEDMFSVFEKNGVMDQKTGLRYRDLILAKGGTDDEYQLVKSFLGREPNQEAFFKSLGL
- a CDS encoding BrxA/BrxB family bacilliredoxin — protein: MATYPEYMVAPIRQDLVEAGFEQLMTPEEVDTVLNEQSGTVLVVVNSVCGCAAGKARPALKMAVASSEKKPNKLVTVFAGMETEAVAKVREHLLPYPPSSPAIALFKDGELVHMIERYHIEGNDMMRIVNNLQGAFEEYC